atttttttcttgtctgccACCCCCAAAACTATCATATAAGATTAATAAGTGCAGGATTTTTGCTTACTTTGTTCAACACTGTAGCTGCAACATCTAGATCCATGCCTCAAAAAGTGTTTCTGAATGCTGAAATTTTACAGGTGTTGAAATTGGTGCACAGACAGATTAAAAAACTGGTTCACCAACACGCCACTGGTCAAAAAAAGCAGCACATATTTGATAGTCTAATTCTAGTGTTCATATTCTTCATAATTACCTTATGATAGGACATTTTCTACAAGGTTGTACCACAGTTatcagaattggaaaaaaaagagtttttcgttatattaaataaagaattatataaaataccAGTGGCTTTTGAAAAGTGTATGTTGCTCACAGACATGCTCTAGAAATAGTGATACCAGACAGTGTGATCTTGATAGTATTAGCTGAATCTTCTCAAACATACAGGCACAGTCTTATTCACAGAAGGAATAATTCTGCAAAAGAAATAACAGTTTATCTGATGACAGTATTGTTCTTCAGAGAGAACTGTCATAGCCAAGGTACAGGTAATCATGGTGTAACAGTGGGATTCAGAAGCGAGTGACTCAGTGAAGAAAAACGTATCCTTGGTTACAAACTGGAAGACGTCAGTTGACTAAGGTGTGTGAATGGCCTTTCTTCACAAAGTAGTAAAATAAActgtttcttttatgtttttggaCTGTTATTTCCCAAATGTCATCTTCTTCTGCATTGTTGAGAaggttgattcttttttaaaatgtttggtagaattctgtCAAACCATCTGGGACTTGGTCTACTCTTCAGTGTCTACTTAAGATAATTGAAAGCAGAAGTTCACTTAAACACTGGcatgaaaatattcataagcATGATGAATGATAGCCAAAGAGTAGATATAACACAAGTGGCCATAAGATgacaaattaataaacaaaatgttgTGTGTCCATGCAATGGAGTATAGTGTGGCAGTAAAGAAGAAATTATGTACTTATACATGCTTTGGTGAGTGAACTTTTAAACCTTTATTATAAGGAAATAAGTTAGTCATGAAACACATGATACTACATTTTATGATTCATATGAAATGCCCAGGAcaggcaaatttatagagacagaaagttgaTAGTGGTTTCTAAGTTTGGGGATGAGAGAATGGGGAATTATTGCTAGCTTCTGCAAAGTATCTTTTAGGAATGGTGAATATACATAATCTTTTACATACATTATGCATCATGAATTATATATCTTGAGTATATAATACATTACAGGTGATATTTATGGTACGtaaattatttcttaagaaaGTTCCTATATTAAAAATACCtctaaatattatttacattagATAAGGGAAAAAAGGTCATGtggacaattttttaaagtgaataaatcccataaaaatacagtaaggaaaataggagaaatacataaaagaaaacagaaatccctGTGCCACAGAATGTGACTGTATATAGAGATAAGATTGTTGTGAAAGTAATGATGTTAAAGTGAGAGCTTCAGGGTGGGTCTTAATCTAATAGGACTGGTATATTTATAACTAAATGATATTATGACACAGATACACAGAGAGACAAGAATGAGTGAAGACACATAGGAGAGACTGCCATTTCCAAACCAAGGACAACCTCCTGAGAAGAAATCAACCCTGGGTATACcgtgatctcagacttctaggtGCTAGTAGAGTGAGAAAAAATTtcagttgtttaagccactaGTTTGCGGTACTTTGTTGTGGCAGCACTGACACTTGATTACAATCACTATCAgcatatatgaatgtatatgtacatatgcgtgcttatatatgcatatgtatctGAGAGGGATTTAGTAAGAAGCAAATggatgaaatgtattttttgcaTGAGTGGAAATTGCATAGGTGGAGGTATGATTttgatctttatttaaaaatctctaaaaagaatagaaatatacgaacaatgttttatagtaaagtttaatttttttttcggtctttctgcctttcctagtgtcgctcccacggcatgtggaagttccgaggctaggggtctaattggtactgtagccgccagcctacaccagagccacagcaacgcgttcAAATCTTTGCTTGCATGTTGTCTTTGCTTTAAGGCTTTCCACCTATTTAAAATAACACCTAGCCTTCTCTAACTcctttccctgctttatttttcttttttcccatttccttttttttaaattttatttttttattattatttttttttattttatttttttttgtatttttgctatttctttgggctgcgcccgcggcatatgaagttcccaggctaggggtcgaatcggagctgtagtcaccggcctacaccagagccacagcaacgcgggatctgagctgagtctgcaacctacaccacagctcatagcaatgccggatcgttaacccactgagcaaaaccagggattgaaccctcaacctcatggttcctagtcggattcgttaaccaactagctatgatgggaactccaaagtttaatatttttatcataactTCCTTGTATAGCAACAATGAGCAACactctttgtttctttcaatTTAACGGTTAGTGTGAAAATACACTTTATTGACACACCCATTTTCCCCAAACACTCTCTTCATTGCCTCTTTGACATCTTTGTTCCTTAAACTGTAGATAATGGGATTCAGCATGGGAATCGCAATGCTGTAAAATATTGACACTATCATGTCATGGTCCAAGGCATAGCTGGAACTTGGTCTCACATACGTGAAGAGGATGGTTCCATGGTAAACTGACACTCCAGTTAGGTGAGAACCACACGTAGAGAAGATTTTTCTTCTCCCCTCAGCAGAATGCATCCTCAGAATTGCCAGTAGAATGAAGGCGTAGGAGATCAGGACAATCAGGATAGTGACAAGCTCAACAGGGCCCACGCAGTAGAAAAGGAGAAGCTGGCTTGTATAAGTGTCAGAGCAAGAAATAGCCAGGAGAGGAGGGATGTCACAAAAGACATGTCTAATTTCATTGGTTACACAGAATGATAGGCTAAATGTGGCCACTGTGTGCACAGAAGCATTCAAAAGGCCACCAACATAGGATGCAATGACGAGTGTCACACAGACTCTGGGTGACATGGTCACTGAATACAGGAGGGGGTTGTAGATGGCTACATAGCGATCATATGCCATTGCAGCCAAGAGAAAGCATTCGGTGGTCCCAAAAGTAACAACGAGAAACATCTGGGTTCCACACCCAAGGAatgaaatgactttatttttggaTGTAAATTCTACTAACATGTTAGGGATAATTACTGAAGAAATACTGGCATCCACACATGATAACACACCCAGAAAATGTGGTAACTTTAGTGACATTCTTCATGTTGATATCTTATAGAACAAGCTTGAAGGatattcataaaattataattcatatTGTTATGACAAAAATGAGCAATATTGTGACTTAGGAAAAGTGAAATATGGTCTCATATGTATTTGTTGGAAATGTATAACTTCTCAGCAGCAGTTCCAGAGCAGTGACAAGATGGTGGGTCAAAAGTCGGTGCCATTCACTATGGAATCAAATGGAAGATTTGACTTTTCACTCAACTGGTTCATGTCATTTCTAAAAACCAAGTCAAATGATTAATTTACTACTGAATTCTATTAGCTATTTTCCTATTAGATCACATTAAAACACAAGGTGAAGAGCTAAAAAGATTCCTCATGCAATTATCATATTATCTCAAAAATAGAATacatactaaattttaaaatgtgctaaaAAATTGAAtacttaaaataactttaaatctaGAATGTGCtaaataaggttttatttaaTAGATCAATTATTTACCAAAAGGTGCTATTTTGAGCTAATCTCTCTAAAATTTTCCAATTCCGTTAGATTATTCTGTAAAAAACTAATCAAGTTTTTTTAGATAAGCCATgattgaatataaaattatatgataaTGCCTGTTTAAttcaatgtgttttttaaattcttagcATTATATTGTcctttttaagtaaatatttggtCTTTCGTATTGTTTTGGAAACCTAAATTCTTGACAATCTCTATATTTATCTACACTCTCAAAACTCTATTTTGCAAATgggagaattattttaaaaataagacatatgCTCTTGTGCTAGTAGTAATATGTTTggttgtatattgatttttttattcaatgaaatAACAGCTGGGTAATTATTGTCTAGAAGTAACAATTAACCTCACAaagataattaattaaaaatataacaaaaaagacataaaacttaaCAGCTAAGAGtgaaaaaattacaagaaatgaaatttagaatatatagaaaaataaattttcttatattCCCCTGGTTAATCAACTAGGAGTGAAAGTGTTACCTGGACATGAATtcaaatttctattatttatctaTATTATTACATTAGTTGGAGGATGGATTTTATTCAAGTTACTTACCTTATTTTATATATCTACCTATATACAATTTGAGTCAGTCTTGGGGGCACCTAATCTGTTGTAAATAATATTCTGTACATTATTTAAATTCATTATGAAAGTTAACCTCtaatttcagtattttaacaTGAACCCCACcaatgagggaaaaaaacatttgGATTAGAAATAGTGATGGAAGGCCAAGAAAGTCTGTACCAACAATctcctggaaaaaacaaaatcaggatgACATAGAAGAATTGTCAATAtcaggagaaaacattttcatagaaTTATTGGAAaggcataaaaaataaatacttgggagttcccatagtggctcagcagtaattaaccccactagtacccatcaggacataggttcaatccctggcctccctcagtgtctcaaggatcctgcattgcagtgagctgtggctgtggcttagccctgcagctaaagctccgatttgacagctagcctgggaatgtgcatatgccatgcatgcggccctaaaaaacaaagcaaagcaaaaataaaaaagagaaagaaataaaaagaaaaagataagaaactCTCATGTGAGACATCAAAGAAGGAAGATTTACCTTGAAGCATATGTATCtatgtattataaataaaaattacaacaaaacaAATTAGAGCATTCAAACCACTAATTCTAATTAACTGAATATTTTTGAGCTGTTCATGTACAATACAATGTTTTAAATGCACCAGTTCATTTAAGAAAGATCTTAGCACATTGATTAGAAAAtccctaaatatatattttttttaattttaaaaacatcatgagGAGAGAGGACATGACTATTATCCAAAGGAAGTTTCAGAAAAGAGTTCATGTCGATAAGgtaaagagcagaaataaaagaaataaaaaacaaacttggaTGAACATAATGAAAGCAATCGATGTTTTGATGCATTTAGGAGCCACAGGCAAAGTTCAACTGCGATTACAATTCTTGCTGTCAGTTCAATGATATACCTGGGATGAGGAAAATTACATAGGATTTGGAATTTGAAAGCATTTGCTTCTCACCTGCTCCATaattaaaggccatatatgatattAGGCTTTCCCTCCAAGCTTACTCCTTTTTCAAATAGcaataaatttaaatgacaaaACAGATACAATAGTGCACAGCCAGATAGATTAAATCCATAAAAGAATGAGCATTGACAacaatttcctttaaatatgtaAACTTTTGTTATAAAGCTAAGATACCTGTACAATTGAACTTTTGTCatcacatgtatttattttctagtaATAGCAAATATTGGGTGACCATGAAAATGTTACCACTAAATCATTAAAAGACATAGCTGAACAGAGCCTTaaactagatattttattctttcatgtattatatttcttttgtcatTGTTAATGTGCACTTAATCTATCAGATTAACTCcaattaattatattttgaatacaATTTTTCTGAATCAGAGAATAAAAGGATTTTGTGAATTCTATCATCTgtcaataacaaaacaaaacacgcaCACAAATAACCACAATCCCATTTGCTATTTGCAGTGGCCTTAATTTCACTTTTGATAAATAGGATAATAAAAATTGACAATGTTAAACAATTTAGTTAAATTTAAAATGGTCATTTCTGTTAGATGAATATGATTAAGTCAATATTAATATGTGTTAATACCAAAATAACAGCTATTTGGGGTACACCTAAGTCAATGTTAGAGTATGTCAAAAGGGCTCAGAGTTGTAAAGAGAAAATGGCTATTATGCCTaaagaatttaataatatatgATCAATATTTACAATTAATGTGAAGTCACTCTCAAACATAGAACTTTAATAAGTAAAAACACTGCACATATCTTGGGCTCTGCATTGAAACAATTTACAAAGAAGGTGCGAAATAATAACAGCCATTTATTGAGCTGTAAGAGTGGACTTTTGCATGTGTAAGTTTATTTCACCTTTATAGCAATGCTCACAGCTAATAATTGCCAGAGCCAAATCCATTCCCAGAGCTTTTTACCATTTTCCTGCCTCTTATTATATCATGGCTTCATTTAGGACTTTCCCCTCACCCTCCCACACccactgaaataaaacaaaacatgatcTTTGATCTATCTGGCtattttttaagccattaagACCAgagaaatattatgaaataagTAGTAATGTAAAGTGGCTTCGTTTTATGTAGGTAGTAAAATAAGCATGGaataaatattgattattttccacttaaaataTAAGCCTCAAGATAGTTGAATGGGTCCAATGTTTTCTTGGCCCATGTTGATAAATT
This is a stretch of genomic DNA from Sus scrofa isolate TJ Tabasco breed Duroc unplaced genomic scaffold, Sscrofa11.1 Contig53, whole genome shotgun sequence. It encodes these proteins:
- the LOC110258888 gene encoding olfactory receptor 1094-like yields the protein MGHISSSDTKKHVPMYYFLGVLSCVDASISSVIIPNMLVEFTSKNKVISFLGCGTQMFLVVTFGTTECFLLAAMAYDRYVAIYNPLLYSVTMSPRVCVTLVIASYVGGLLNASVHTVATFSLSFCVTNEIRHVFCDIPPLLAISCSDTYTSQLLLFYCVGPVELVTILIVLISYAFILLAILRMHSAEGRRKIFSTCGSHLTGVSVYHGTILFTYVRPSSSYALDHDMIVSIFYSIAIPMLNPIIYSLRNKDVKEAMKRVIQKHFLRHGSRCCSYSVEQSKQKSCTY